Proteins encoded together in one Chelonoidis abingdonii isolate Lonesome George chromosome 1, CheloAbing_2.0, whole genome shotgun sequence window:
- the LOC116829812 gene encoding olfactory receptor 52R1-like yields MQETPFCLRVGHLLFYSMSDSNTTDFTNPSTFILLGIPGLEAAHIWISIPFCTMYAIAILGNFTILFIVKTEPSLHGPMYYFLCMLAVTDLVLSTSTLPKMLSIFWFNSREIDFSACLTQMYFYYCFLEMESGIFVAMALDRYVAICNPLRHSAILTNHVVAKIGLAVVLRGCLVILPLVLLARQWPYCRTNIIPQPFCAHIAVVNLACADTRISSYYGLFVLFCVMGLDVIFITMSFTHILRAIFSLPTKDARLKTFGTCSSHLCVILVFYIPGLFFSLTYRISQNVPGHFHVLIANVCHLVPPMLNPVIYGVRTKEIKGRLLQLFTHEGA; encoded by the coding sequence ATGCAGGAGACCCCGTTCTGTCTCAGAGTTGGACACCTTCTCTTCTACTCCATGTCTGATTCCAACACAACCGACttcaccaacccctccaccttcatcctgctgggcattcctgggctggaggcagcccacatctggatctccatccccttctgcaccaTGTACGCCATAGCCATCTTGgggaacttcaccatcctgttcatCGTGAAGACGGAGCCGAGCCTCCATGGGCCCATGTACTATTTTCTCTGCATGCTGGCTGTCACCGACCTGGTCCTGTCCACTTCCACCCTGcccaaaatgctgagcatcttctggttTAATTCCAGGGAGATCGATTTCAGCGCCTGTCTCACCCAGATGTACTTCTATTACTGCTTTTTAGAGATGGAGTCCGGGATCTTCGTAGCCATGGCTCTGGATCGCTATGTGGCCATCTGCAACCCCCTAAGGCATTCCGCCATCCTGACAAACCACGTTGTGGCCAAGATCGGCCTGGCCGTGGTACTGCGCGGCTGCCTGGTCATACTGCCCCTTGTCCTCCTGGCGAGGCAGtggccatattgcagaaccaacatcatTCCCCAACCATTCTGCGCACACATAGCCGTGGTGAATCTGGCCTGCGCCGACACCCGCATCAGTAGTTACTATGGCCTCTTTGTGCTATTCTGTGTGATGGGTCTGGATGTGATTTTTATCACCATGTCCTTTACCCATATCCTGAGGGCCATCTTCAGCCTCCCCACAAAGGACGCCCGGCTCAAGACTTTTggaacctgcagctcccatctcTGTGTCATTTTAGTCTTTTATATACCAGGTCTCTTCTTCTCCCTCACGTACCGGATTAGCCAGAATGTACCTGGGCATTTCCATGTTCTCATTGCCAATGTGTGCCACTTGGTACCTCCCATGCTAAATCCTGTCATCTATGGGGTGAGGACCAAAGAGATCAAAGGCAGGCTGCTCCAGCTCTTTACTCATGAAGGAGCCTAA